One Megalops cyprinoides isolate fMegCyp1 chromosome 4, fMegCyp1.pri, whole genome shotgun sequence genomic window carries:
- the LOC118776520 gene encoding purpurin-like, which yields MEYYIFALLVVLLSCFQQCWSASCVVDSFTVKQDFDPKRYAGKWYALQKKDPEGLFLQDNISAEYTVGDDGTMTASSKGRVTLFGFWVVCADMAAQYSVPDPSTPGKMFMNYQGLASYLSSGGDNYWVIDTDYDNYAITYACRTLKEDGSCDDGYALIFSRNPRGLPPAIQRIVRQKQEEICMAGQFQPVLQSGECAPSTQ from the exons ATGGAATACTACATCTTTGCCCTGCTGGTggtcctcctctcctgctttcaGCAGTGCTGGTCTGCGTCATGTGTGGTGGACAGCTTCACAGTCAAGCAGGACTTCGACCCCAAGAGG TATGCTGGGAAATGGTATGCCCTGCAGAAGAAGGATCCTGAGGGCCTGTTCCTCCAGGACAACATCTCTGCTGAGTACACTGTTGGTGACGATGGCACCATGACAGCCTCCTCCAAGGGTCGCGTCACCCTTTTCGG GTTCTGGGTTGTGTGTGCTGACATGGCCGCCCAGTACAGTGTGCCTGACCCCAGCACCCCTGGCAAGATGTTCATGAACTACCAGGGCCTGGCTAGCTACCTGTCCAGTGGAG GTGACAACTACTGGGTCATTGACACCGACTATGACAACTACGCCATCACCTATGCCTGCCGCACCCTGAAGGAGGATGGCAGCTGCGACGACGGCTACGCCCTGATCTTTTCCCGCAACCCCCGCGGCCTGCCCCCCGCCATCCAGCGCATCGTCCGCCAGAAGCAGGAGGAGATCTGCATGGCCGGCCAGTTCCAGCCCGTGCTGCAGTCCGGTGAGTGTGCACCTTCCACACAGTAA
- the idua gene encoding alpha-L-iduronidase isoform X1: MLHKLLQIFGALYTTLRIVSAASLVITVNANAPLRKLNHFWKSTGFCPPLPHTQADQYDLSRDQQLNMAYVGSIPHRGIEQVRIHWLLELVTAQVVNGVPHYSFSKLDQLIDLLWKNGLRPGFELMGSVSNYFTNFEDKQQVAEWRNFVYLTAKRYIERYGLGYVSQWNFETWNEPNNHDFDNVTMTVQGFLNYYDACSEGLREASPILRFGGPGDSCHSPPHSPYCWAMLQHCHNGTNFFTGATGVRLDYIALHKKAMILVELQTSATVLLFQGGGGSLPIMQQEIETVKEIQERFPLFRSLPVYNDEADPLVGWSKPQTWRADVTYAAMVVKVISQHQSQLMAGPSSTINYTLLSNDNAFLSYHPHPFTQRTLTARFQINNTQPPHVQLLRKPVLTAFGLLALLGETQVFSHVSVERNSTDDTVGVLASTHEPAIPGTADSWQSTVLIYSSMDNQTSPSVNHVSIQLNGFSDHKGLMYVMYNLDNNATNPYQLWRSLGSPNFPTAEQFRQLRSHEDPRVSGPLPFPSEGRLILKAELPIPSILLIHVCAQSRAKPDQVNGLSFISLTKGQVLVVWQDHCINSRCIITYEVEFSSDQNRFRRVNAQDTIFTSYVFAPENLDVCGFYRVRAVDYWGRPGKYSQISKYSEC; the protein is encoded by the exons ATGTTACACAAGTTGTTACAAATATTTGGTGCATTGTATACGACATTGCGGATTGTTTCCGCTGCTTCCCTTGTGATCACAGTAAACGCAAACGCACCACTGAGGAAACTGAATCATTTCTGGAAGAGCACCGGGTTCTG ccctcctcttcctcacacccAGGCAGACCAGTATGACCTGAGCAGAGACCAGCAACTCAATATGGCATATGTGGGCTCCATTCCCCACAGAGGAATTGAACAGGTCCGCATCCACTGGCTGCTGGAGCTTGTCACGGCCCA AGTTGTAAATGGAGTACCCCATTACAGCTTCTCCAAACTGGACCAATTAATAGATCTGCTATGGAAGAATGGACTTAGACCAG GTTTTGAGCTAATGGGCAGTGTGTCCAACTACTTCACCAACTTTGAAGACAAACAACAGGTGGCAGAGTGGAGAAACTTTGTGTATCTTACTGCAAAGAGATATATTG AGAGGTATGGCCTAGGTTATGTCTCTCAGTGGAACTTTGAAACATGGAATGAACCAAACAATCATGACTTCGACAACGTCACTATGACAGTTCAAG GCTTTCTGAATTATTACGATGCCTGCTCTGAGGGCCTGCGAGAGGCCAGCCCCATCCTGCGTTTCGGGGGGCCGGGAGACTCCTGCCATTCCCCTCCTCACTCTCCCTACTGCTGGGCCATGCTGCAGCACTGTCACAACGGCACCAACTTCTTCACCGGGGCTACAGGCGTGCGGCTGGACTATATCGCTTTGCACAAGAAG GCCATGATTCTTGTGGAGCTACAGACCAGTGCGACAGTACTTCTTTttcagggtggaggggggtcCCTTCCAATCATGCAGCAGGAAATTGAAACGGTGAAAGAGATCCAGGAGCGGTTCCCTCTGTTCCGATCTCTGCCTGTATACAATGATGAGGCCGACCCGTTGGTGGGCTGGTCTAAACCCCAGACATGGAGGGCAGATGTGACATATGCAGCCATGGTGGTGAAG GTGATCTCTCAGCACCAGAGCCAGCTCATGGCCGGTCCAAGCAGCACCATCAACTACACTCTGCTGAGCAACGACAATGCTTTCCTGAGCTATCACCCACACCCGTTCACCCAGCGCACTCTGACTGCCCGCTTCCAGATCAACAACACACAGCCGCCTCACGTCCAGCTCCTGAGGAAGCCTGTTCTGACTGCGTTTGGCTTGCTGGCTCTGCTAG gagaaacacaggtATTTTCACATGTTTCAGTGGAGAGGAACTCTACAGACGACACTGTGGGGGTGCTGGCCAGTACCCATGAGCCAGCCATTCCTGGGACTGCAGACAGCTGGCAGTCCACTGTACTCATCTATAGCAGCATGGACAACCAGACCTCACCTTCTGTCAACCACGTCAGCATCCAGCTCAATGGCTTCTCTGATCACAAGG GCcttatgtatgtaatgtataatcTGGACAACAATGCCACCAACCCCTACCAGCTGTGGAGGAGCCTTGGCAGCCCAAACTTCCCCACAGCAGAACAGTTCAGACAGCTGAGGAGTCATGAG gaccCCCGAGTGAGTGGACCCCTGCCCTTCCCTTCCGAGGGCAGACTGATCCTGAAGGCAGAACTTCCTATCCCCTCCATCCTCCTTATCCATGTGTGTGCCCAATCAAGAGCTAAGCCCGACCAG GTAAATGGCCTGAGTTTTATTTCTCTCACCAAAGGACAAGTTTTGGTTGTGTGGCAAGATCACTGCATCAATTCCAG GTGTATAATAACATATGAAGTAGAATTTTCCAGTGATCAGAATAGGTTCCGAAGAGTTAATGCTCAGGACACCATTTTTACGTCATATGTGTTTGCCCCAG AGAACCTGGATGTTTGTGGTTTCTACAGAGTTCGTGCTGTGGATTATTGGGGAAGACCTGGAAAGTATTCTCAGATTAGTAAATACTCTGAGTGCTGA
- the idua gene encoding alpha-L-iduronidase isoform X2, which translates to MLHKLLQIFGALYTTLRIVSAASLVITVNANAPLRKLNHFWKSTGFCPPLPHTQADQYDLSRDQQLNMAYVGSIPHRGIEQVRIHWLLELVTAQVVNGVPHYSFSKLDQLIDLLWKNGLRPGFELMGSVSNYFTNFEDKQQVAEWRNFVYLTAKRYIERYGLGYVSQWNFETWNEPNNHDFDNVTMTVQGFLNYYDACSEGLREASPILRFGGPGDSCHSPPHSPYCWAMLQHCHNGTNFFTGATGVRLDYIALHKKGGGGSLPIMQQEIETVKEIQERFPLFRSLPVYNDEADPLVGWSKPQTWRADVTYAAMVVKVISQHQSQLMAGPSSTINYTLLSNDNAFLSYHPHPFTQRTLTARFQINNTQPPHVQLLRKPVLTAFGLLALLGETQVFSHVSVERNSTDDTVGVLASTHEPAIPGTADSWQSTVLIYSSMDNQTSPSVNHVSIQLNGFSDHKGLMYVMYNLDNNATNPYQLWRSLGSPNFPTAEQFRQLRSHEDPRVSGPLPFPSEGRLILKAELPIPSILLIHVCAQSRAKPDQVNGLSFISLTKGQVLVVWQDHCINSRCIITYEVEFSSDQNRFRRVNAQDTIFTSYVFAPENLDVCGFYRVRAVDYWGRPGKYSQISKYSEC; encoded by the exons ATGTTACACAAGTTGTTACAAATATTTGGTGCATTGTATACGACATTGCGGATTGTTTCCGCTGCTTCCCTTGTGATCACAGTAAACGCAAACGCACCACTGAGGAAACTGAATCATTTCTGGAAGAGCACCGGGTTCTG ccctcctcttcctcacacccAGGCAGACCAGTATGACCTGAGCAGAGACCAGCAACTCAATATGGCATATGTGGGCTCCATTCCCCACAGAGGAATTGAACAGGTCCGCATCCACTGGCTGCTGGAGCTTGTCACGGCCCA AGTTGTAAATGGAGTACCCCATTACAGCTTCTCCAAACTGGACCAATTAATAGATCTGCTATGGAAGAATGGACTTAGACCAG GTTTTGAGCTAATGGGCAGTGTGTCCAACTACTTCACCAACTTTGAAGACAAACAACAGGTGGCAGAGTGGAGAAACTTTGTGTATCTTACTGCAAAGAGATATATTG AGAGGTATGGCCTAGGTTATGTCTCTCAGTGGAACTTTGAAACATGGAATGAACCAAACAATCATGACTTCGACAACGTCACTATGACAGTTCAAG GCTTTCTGAATTATTACGATGCCTGCTCTGAGGGCCTGCGAGAGGCCAGCCCCATCCTGCGTTTCGGGGGGCCGGGAGACTCCTGCCATTCCCCTCCTCACTCTCCCTACTGCTGGGCCATGCTGCAGCACTGTCACAACGGCACCAACTTCTTCACCGGGGCTACAGGCGTGCGGCTGGACTATATCGCTTTGCACAAGAAG ggtggaggggggtcCCTTCCAATCATGCAGCAGGAAATTGAAACGGTGAAAGAGATCCAGGAGCGGTTCCCTCTGTTCCGATCTCTGCCTGTATACAATGATGAGGCCGACCCGTTGGTGGGCTGGTCTAAACCCCAGACATGGAGGGCAGATGTGACATATGCAGCCATGGTGGTGAAG GTGATCTCTCAGCACCAGAGCCAGCTCATGGCCGGTCCAAGCAGCACCATCAACTACACTCTGCTGAGCAACGACAATGCTTTCCTGAGCTATCACCCACACCCGTTCACCCAGCGCACTCTGACTGCCCGCTTCCAGATCAACAACACACAGCCGCCTCACGTCCAGCTCCTGAGGAAGCCTGTTCTGACTGCGTTTGGCTTGCTGGCTCTGCTAG gagaaacacaggtATTTTCACATGTTTCAGTGGAGAGGAACTCTACAGACGACACTGTGGGGGTGCTGGCCAGTACCCATGAGCCAGCCATTCCTGGGACTGCAGACAGCTGGCAGTCCACTGTACTCATCTATAGCAGCATGGACAACCAGACCTCACCTTCTGTCAACCACGTCAGCATCCAGCTCAATGGCTTCTCTGATCACAAGG GCcttatgtatgtaatgtataatcTGGACAACAATGCCACCAACCCCTACCAGCTGTGGAGGAGCCTTGGCAGCCCAAACTTCCCCACAGCAGAACAGTTCAGACAGCTGAGGAGTCATGAG gaccCCCGAGTGAGTGGACCCCTGCCCTTCCCTTCCGAGGGCAGACTGATCCTGAAGGCAGAACTTCCTATCCCCTCCATCCTCCTTATCCATGTGTGTGCCCAATCAAGAGCTAAGCCCGACCAG GTAAATGGCCTGAGTTTTATTTCTCTCACCAAAGGACAAGTTTTGGTTGTGTGGCAAGATCACTGCATCAATTCCAG GTGTATAATAACATATGAAGTAGAATTTTCCAGTGATCAGAATAGGTTCCGAAGAGTTAATGCTCAGGACACCATTTTTACGTCATATGTGTTTGCCCCAG AGAACCTGGATGTTTGTGGTTTCTACAGAGTTCGTGCTGTGGATTATTGGGGAAGACCTGGAAAGTATTCTCAGATTAGTAAATACTCTGAGTGCTGA